From Candidatus Binatota bacterium, one genomic window encodes:
- a CDS encoding endonuclease III: MPHVLKRLRDAYVGWNAPVVTLIAETTRDPYRVLTSCILSLRTQDGVTSEASRRLFALAPDIESLARADPAVVREAIYPVGFYKTKAPQLVEMCRRIVEDHGGRVPDDIDTLLTFKGVGRKTANLVLTSGYGKPAMCVDTHVHRISNIWGYVSTRTPEQTEMALRAKLPRRYWHEYNDLLVAFGQTLCRPISPKCSECPVARFCPRLGVGKSR, translated from the coding sequence ATGCCCCACGTCCTCAAGCGTTTGCGCGACGCCTACGTGGGTTGGAACGCCCCGGTGGTCACGCTTATAGCCGAGACCACGCGCGACCCTTACCGCGTGCTGACCTCCTGCATCCTGAGCCTGCGCACCCAGGACGGCGTCACGTCGGAGGCCAGCCGGCGGCTGTTCGCGTTGGCTCCCGACATAGAAAGTCTCGCGCGGGCCGACCCGGCGGTGGTGCGCGAGGCGATCTACCCGGTTGGATTCTACAAGACCAAGGCCCCTCAATTGGTAGAGATGTGCCGACGGATAGTCGAGGATCACGGCGGCCGCGTGCCCGACGACATCGACACGTTGCTCACCTTCAAGGGGGTGGGCCGCAAGACGGCCAACCTGGTTCTGACCTCGGGTTACGGCAAGCCGGCCATGTGCGTGGACACCCACGTGCACCGCATCTCGAATATCTGGGGCTACGTGTCAACGCGCACGCCCGAGCAGACCGAGATGGCGCTGCGGGCAAAACTACCCCGGCGGTATTGGCATGAGTACAACGACCTCCTGGTCGCTTTCGGCCAGACACTGTGTCGACCGATTTCGCCAAAATGCAGCGAGTGTCCGGTGGCCAGGTTTTGCCCGCGCCTGGGCGTGGGCAAGAGTCGCTGA